The following are encoded in a window of Rosa chinensis cultivar Old Blush chromosome 4, RchiOBHm-V2, whole genome shotgun sequence genomic DNA:
- the LOC112196642 gene encoding ribonucleoside-diphosphate reductase small chain A, whose translation MGSLRNEPGRDDKEEEEAEEPILAEQTQRFCMFPIRYQQLWEMYKKAMASFWTAEEVDLSQDVQQWEALTDSEKHFISHVLAFFAASDGIVLENLAARFLNDVQIPEARAFYGFQLAMENIHSEMYSLLLETYIKDPKEKHRLFNAIENIPCVSRKAKWALHWINSSNSFAERLVAFACVEGIFFSGSFCAIFWLKKRGLMPGLTFSNELISRDEGLHCDFACLLYSLLQKQLNPEKVHGIIREAVEIETEFVCDALPCALIGMNSALMSQYIKFVADRLLVALGYEKKYNVENPFDWMEFISLQGKTNFFEKRVGDYQKASVMSSLQDGGKNFVFNMDEDF comes from the exons ATGGGTTCTCTCAGAAATGAACCAGGCAGAGatgacaaggaggaggaggaggcagaGGAGCCCATTTTAGCAGAGCAAACCCAGAGATTCTGCATGTTTCCCATTAGGTATCAGCAACTTTGGGAGATGTACAAGAAGGCTATGGCTAGTTTCTGGACTG CTGAGGAGGTTGATCTCTCCCAGGATGTACAGCAGTGGGAGGCTCTGACTGACTCCGAGAAACACTTTATAAGCCACGTCCTGGCATTTTTTGCCGCATCAGATGGGATTGTTTTGGAGAATTTGGCTGCAAGATTTCTAAATGATGTTCAAATTCCAGAG GCTCGGGCATTCTATGGATTTCAGCTTGCAATGGAGAATATTCATTCTG AGATGTACAGCTTGCTTTTAGAGACATACATCAAGGATCCTAAGGAGAAGCACAGATTGTTCAATGCAATTGAAAACATTCCTTGTGTCTCTAGGAAGGCCAAGTGGGCTTTACATTGGATAAACAG TTCAAATTCGTTTGCAGAGAGACTTGTTGCTTTCGCATGTGTTGAAGGAATCTTCTTCTCAGGAAG CTTCTGTGCCATATTCTGGCTTAAAAAGAGGGGACTAATGCCAGGTTTGACATTCTCAAATGAGCTTATTTCTAGAGATGAGGGCCTCCACTGTGATTTTGCTTGCCTTCTGTACAG TTTGTTACAGAAGCAACTTAATCCGGAGAAAGTTCATGGAATAATACGTGAAGCTGTCGAAATTGAGACCGAGTTTGTTTGTGATGCCCTCCCATGTGCATTGATTGGCATGAACTCAGCTCTCATGAGCCAGTACATAAAATTTGTTGCCGATCGACtcttg GTTGCATTAGGTTATGAGAAGAAGTACAATGTGGAAAATCCTTTTGATTGGATGGAGTTCATTTCTTTACA AGGGAAGACAAATTTCTTTGAGAAAAGGGTGGGGGACTATCAAAAAGCATCTGTTATGTCGAGCCTCCAAGATGGTGGAAAGAATTTCGTCTTCAACATGGATGAGGACTTCTAA
- the LOC112196650 gene encoding endo-1,3;1,4-beta-D-glucanase has translation MSTSSACFENLPPTLSSTYGEGTVLHFGGLKSYVPGSTESKLAVLLVSNVVGYENPNLRKLADKVATAGFFVVVPDFFYGDPMNLDNPQFDREAWHKAHSVEKGYEDAKPVLAALKSQGVSAIGAAGFCWGGNVVAKLAKSDDIKAAVILHPGRLADEDVHEVKVHTAILGAEIDKNSPPEQLKQFGDILSVKSEFDSFVKIFPGVAHGWTISYNAEDETAVKSAEEAQLDMLKWFTKYVK, from the exons ATGTCAACTTCTTCAGCTTGCTTCGAGAAcctgccaccaacactaagctCAACATATGGAGAAGGAACTGTCCTACATTTTGGGGGCCTGAAGAGCTACGTCCCTGGCTCAACTGAATCTAAGCTTGCAGTCCTTCTAGTCTCCAATGTTGTTG GATATGAAAACCCAAACTTAAG gaaacttgcgGATAAAGTTGCTACAGCTGGATTTTTTGTGGTGGTTCCTGATTTCTTTTATGGCGACCCTATGAATCTTGATAATCCTCAATTCGACCGTGAGGCATGGCATAAAGCCCATAGCGTG GAAAAAGGATACGAGGATGCCAAGCCAGTGCTTGCCGCTCTAAAAAGTCAAGGTGTTTCTGCAATAGGAGCTGCAGGATTTTGCTGGGGAG ggaaTGTAGTGGCCAAACTTGCAAAATCTGATGACATTAAGGCCGCTGTGATATTGCATCCTGGCCGGTTAGCAGATGAAGATGTACATG AGGTTAAGGTTCATACTGCAATATTGGGAGCTGAGATTGACAAAAATTCACCCCCAGAACAATTGAAACAATTTGGGGATATTTTATCAGTAAAGTCAGAG TTTGATAGCTTTGTGAAAATATTTCCTGGAGTGGCTCATGGATGGACAATAAGCTACAATGCGGAGGATGAAACTGCAGTCAAGAGTGCCGAAGAGGCTCAATTGGACATGTTAAAATGGTTTACCAAGTATGTCAAGTAA